From the Lolium rigidum isolate FL_2022 chromosome 2, APGP_CSIRO_Lrig_0.1, whole genome shotgun sequence genome, one window contains:
- the LOC124692087 gene encoding peroxidase P7-like, producing the protein MAAPLFVGGRAAAMTAAVLATVAALLAPAAVAQLSTSFYSGSCASLESIVRSGMTSAVQQEPRMGASILRLFFHDCFVNGCDGSVLLDDSSTLTGEKNAGPNANSLRGYEVIDAIKSRVDAACPGTVSCADILAVAARDGVNLLGGPTWAVPLGRRDARTTTQAAANSNLPSPSSSAATLISAFASKGLDSRDMVALSGAHTIGAARCASFRSRIYNDTNINAGFATRRRQVCGPQSGATDGNLAPLDAFSSVRFDNGYYRNLLSRFGLLHSDQELFGSGGPVDSIAQQYAGNGGAFSADFVTAMIKMGNISPLTGSSGEIRNNCRKPN; encoded by the exons ATGGCGGCTCCCCTGTTTGTTGGTGGTAGAGCGGCGGCCATGACCGCGGCGGTGctggccaccgtcgccgcccTGCTCGCCCCCGCCGCCGTGGCGCAGCTCTCGACGTCCTTCTACAGCGGCAGCTGCGCGAGCCTGGAGTCCATCGTGCGGTCGGGGATGACGTCCGCCGTGCAGCAGGAGCCGCGGATGGGCGCCTCCATCCTCCGCCTCttcttccacgactgcttcgtcaAC GGCTGTGACGGTTCGGTGCTGCTGGACGACTCGTCGACCCTCACGGGAGAGAAGAACGCCGGGCCCAACGCCAACTCGCTGCGGGGCTACGAggtgatcgacgccatcaagtccCGGGTCGACGCCGCCTGCCCCGGCACCGTCTCCTGCGCCGACATTCTCGCCGTCGCCGCGCGAGACGGCGTCAACCTG CTGGGCGGTCCGACGTGGGCAGTGCCGCTGGGCCGCCGCGACGCACGCACGACGACGCAAGCGGCGGCGAACAGCAACCTCCCCTCCCCGTCATCCAGCGCCGCCACCCTCATCTCTGCGTTCGCGTCCAAGGGCCTCGACTCCAGGGACATGGTGGCGCTCTCCGGCGCGCACACCATCGGGGCGGCGCGGTGCGCGAGCTTCCGGTCGCGCATCTACAACGACACTAACATCAATGCCGGGttcgcgacgcggcggcggcaggtGTGCGGCCCGCAGAGCGGCGCCACCGACGGGAACCTGGCGCCGCTGGACGCCTTCAGCTCCGTCCGCTTCGACAACGGATACTACCGCAACCTGCTCAGCCGCTTCGGGCTGCTGCACTCGGACCAGGAGCTCTTCGGCAGCGGCGGGCCCGTCGACTCCATCGCGCAGCAGTACGCGGGCAACGGCGGCGCCTTCTCCGCCGACTTCGTCACCGCCATGATCAAGATGGGCAACATCAGCCCGCTCACGGGGTCCAGCGGCGAGATCCGCAACAACTGCAGGAAACCCAACTAA